The DNA region ACTCGACTCTTTTGCGTCCTTGGACACGCAGAAAATCCTTCTTGAGTAAACCTCGTGATTGAAGGTACTCCTTGATAAAGTCTAAAATATTGTGATCTGCTCGTCCAACGCCAAGTGTCATAATTCACTAAAACAGCTTTTGATGATGTATCTGATACAAACTAGCCTGTTAGATGCACTATCTGTATCCTAATTCTTGGATTTGCGGAGCCTTTCATAATTAACCATAAAATTAACTTTCTTCAGCAAGACTTGCCCAGCCACCTCCAGATTGACAACCTAGCAGACCATCTTCCGCTTGCTGTCTCCATCAAAGAGTAGGCGGTATAACGTTGCTGTTCAGCGGTTGCGGATCAATCTTGCTCCCCTACAGCCAGAACTCACCAATCCGTTGCAACAGCGTTGTTAGCTCAGCGACGCACAGATCGCCCTTCAACCACGCCTCACCCCCAATCTCCTGGCCGGTTTTGGGATGCCCGATCGCCTCTCGCTATGGCCCTCACCGACACCCTTCTGGGCGCTTTCGCAACCACAGCTAACCCGCAAACCACGGCCTTGCCTGACAAGCTTCTGGGCGGTTTCGGGCTGACCGATCACGCTGAAGCACGAGTGCAAGGACTGAGCGCGGAGTTAGCTAACGGTGCTGTTCAGCGGTTGTGGATCAATCTTGCCCCCCTACAGCCAGAACTCACCAATCCGTTGCAACAGCGTTGTTAGCTCAGCGACGCACTAATCGACCCCTAACCACGCCTCACTCACAATCTCCTGGCCGGTTGCGGGATCACCGATCGCCCCTCGCTATGGCCCTTACCGACACCCTGCTGGGCGCTTTCGCAACCACCAACAGGACTCAAATGACGGCCTCAACTGACAAGCTTCTGGGCGGTTTCGGGCTGACCAATCCCGCTGAAGCACGAGTGTAAGGTCTGGCGGCGGAGCTAGCTAACGGTGAAGTTGTGCGGCGGCAGATAAGCTTGAACACCCACCGATAACCTCTATTCCGTCCGCACCAACGCAGTGTTAGGCTGCTGGGGCTACAACCGCTTGAGCAACTCGTCGTACTCTGCGTGTGTGCCAATCCAAAACCAGTAAATGTGGTCATCTTCCAACAAGCCAAGAACTCGGTAGTCCAAACTCACGCGCGCTGAATAAATTGGTTGGCGTTGGCTAACCCGCTTGAACTGAAGACTATTGTGGTAGGGATCTGAACGCCAAAGTTTATAAGCTTTGGTCGCTTGTTCTTGAATTGATGCAGGAAGCCCGTTCAGTTTCTTGCGAAACGCTTTTGTAACACTTGATTTCATAACTACGGTTGCAGCGGAAACACTTCGGCAAGAGGAGTGATATCACCCGCAGCAATTTCCTGGCGTACCATCTCAGCCATCCGATCCCACTGATCATCCGTTGTAGAATCAAACCGGGATTTCCAGTTCTTTTCATCTTCTAACTCAGCAAGGAGACGAGCAGCAATCGCATCCTGCTCATCTTCTGGCAGTTTTTCAATTTCTGCGATGACTTGTTGCAGTAATTGAGTCATAGTTTTCCAACCTCGCTTGTCTACCTATCTATTAGAGTAACCTAGTTTTTCCTGGATCATAGGTTAGCTCTGAAGCTGCAATAACCCAGTTGGATCCAAGAATCCAGTTCACAAGAGTTATTATCAGAGCTGTTGCAATACTCAAAAGAGAAAAGCTTGAAAAGGGAATAATTGCTGCAAAAAAGAGAACTGCGCCGCCATAAGCTAACCAAGTCGTTGGATCATCCCAACGCATAACGGCAATCCGACCATTCTGTGGCAAGAGTCGAGGCATTAACCCACGAAAGAACAAAGGACCGCTTCTCGTCAGTTCTTCCCAAGTGGGTTTAGCATTTGTGTAGTCTGTATGAAATAGCGTTCTACAAGCTTTTATAAAGAGGACAGTGACATACAAATGGGCAAGCGTAAACGCCGTAAAGATTACCCATGTGGGGTGCGATGCGAAAAAGATGGCTTTGAGGAGAGGCAGCAAAAGCTGAGAAAAGACAGGATATGCACAATGATCGGTGCAGAGTGAAAAAACATCCTGTCTCTAGTGAATATGAATATACCTGCAACCCTGGATCTCAACCAAGCCATTGAAACATTTAAGCAAACCATTGCCCCACTGCTGGCCGTGGGGGAAATTTCCAGTTGGGATGGAGTGGCGTTGAAAGCACGGGAGGAGGCAATCCGCGCCGCGGCTCTGGTGCTAGCCGGCCAGGTGATTGCCCTGCTGCTGCACGAACTCAGTGAGCATCCAGATAGCCAACGAGAAGCCAACCAACGGACCCGCTCATCACGAGGCTTCATGGCTCGCAGTCAAGGCAAACGCCGGGTCAAGGTATTAACCGTAGGCAATGTCGTCGTTGAGTTCAAGGTGGGCTACATTCTCAATGGGGTCTCTCAGCAGAAGCGGAAAGGCAAGCGGAAAGCCGGTCAACGGGGGCCATCCCAGGGACAGGGATTCTATCCCCTGCTGCGTTGGTTGGGACTGGAAGAGCAAGTCAGTCCCCTGGTTTGGAGCGTGGTTGCAGCGGCAGGGATGCTGTCGAGGTCCTTTGCGCAAGCGACTGAGCAGTTGCAGCAATGGGGCATTGAGTTGAGTGAGAAACGGGTGGTGCGACTGACCTATGGTTTTGGTCAAATCGGCCTGGCGTTAACCGACCAGTGGCTGGCTCAGTTGCAGCAAGGCCAACTGCCCACTGGCCAGACCTTTGAGGGACAGAGAGTGGGGTTGAGTGTCGATGGCGGGCGCACCCGGTTGCGATACAACAAACGGGGTAGACGACGGGCGACCAAGCGGCGGGGGTATCGGGGGCATTGGCGAGAACCCAAACTATTCACCCTCTATGCCATCGATGAGCAGGGCCAGCGCATCAATACAGTCAAATTACCGGTCATTAATGACGGCACCTTTACCGGTATCGAAGGATTCATGAGCCTGCTGGAGATGTATCTGGTCAAATTGGGGTTGTGCTGCCCAGCAAGTGTTGCTGCTAGCCGATGGCGCTCCTTGGATTTGGCACCGGATTCCCGCCCTTCTGGAACGCTTGGGCCTGCCCAAAGACCGACTGATTGAGTTGATTGACTTTTACCATGCCAGTCAGCATTTGAAGGATTTTGCTGAGGCGGCTTTTAGCAAAGCTCAAGTGGCACGGAAATGGTTCGAGGCGGCTCGTTCTAGCCTCAAACGGGGTAAGTTGGCGCAACTCCTGACACAGATGCAGCAGATTCTGGCTCAGAAACACACGCGCCAACAACGCAAGGCAATGACAACCCCATTCAACTACTTTAATGACCAACCCCAGCGCTTTGCCTATGGGCAGGTACAGGCAATGAATCTACCGATTGGCAGTGGAGCCATTGAGAGTCTAATCCGCCAGGTGGTCAACCTGCGGCTCAAGGGAAATGGCAAGTTTTGGTTGCCTGAACATGCAGAAATTCTGCTTCAAGGTCGCTGTTATTGGGCGGCAGGACGATGGGACACCTTCTGTGCTGAAATTTTGACTGCCAAACTCGATGCCAAGCGGCTAGAAATTGTCGAGCCCAATGCGAGTGACTTAGCGGTGGCCTAACCTACCCATTTTTTCCGCTTGGCACCCCCCATGTGTAGCCTGTATCAAATTCAACATCTATTCCAGGAATCTTGAACTTTGCTGCAGCAGTTATCTTGGTGGCTACAACCACGATTGCAACCACAAGAGCAGTACTAACAAGCTTATCGATCCAAGTTGCGGTGCTAATCACAGCTTTACTTGCAATGCTTTCAGCCGAGCTATGTTTAATTCTGGTGTACGGCAAGAATGAAAAAACGGCGTACCCTGCTGGATAGAAACAAACACCAGCAAACAGGAATACACCGATGACTCAAGATAAACTGGTTTCATTCAAAACACCAGATGAGCCTGGAACATTTAGCGATGCGCTGACTGAACTGGTTCGTAACGGTGCGCGTCAAATCATTGCCCAAGCAGTTGAAGTCGAGTTGCAGGAGTTTTTAGCCCAATACCAGAGCCTCAAAGATGAGCAAGGACGACAGGCGGTCGTGCGCAATGGCTACTTGCCTGAACGAAGCATTGTGACTGGGGTTGGAGCGGTTGAAATTCAAGTTCCGAAAGTGCGAGACCGAAGCGGACAGGGGATTAAGTTTAATTCGCTGTTGTTGCCGCCGTATTTGAAGCGCGCTCAAAGTGTTGAGGAGGTGTTGCCCTGGTTGTACCTCAAAGGAGTCTCGACTGGGGATTTTTCAGAAGCTTTGGCATCGTTGCTGGGCACCCAGGCAGACGGGTTATCTGCGAGTACCATCAGCCGCCTCAAAGCGAAGTGGACTCAGGAGCACCAGCAGTGGCAACAGCGAACGCTCAGTGGCAAGCGGTATGTGTATGTTTGGGCAGATGGGATTTACTTCAACATCCGCAACGAAGATGACCGACAATGTATTTTAGTCCTGATCGGAGTGACGGATACGGGCAGCAAGGAATTGCTCGGACTCGAAGCTGGATTTCGCGAGTCCGAGTTGAGTTGGAAACCGTTGTTGTTACGCTTACAAGACCAGGGACTCAAGCAAGCACCAGAGTTGGCGATTGGAGATGGTGCATTGGGATTTTGGAAAGCCCTCGCGCAGGTATTTCCGTCCACCCGCATCCAACGTTGTTGGGTGCATAAAACGGCGAATGTCCTCAACCACTTACCTAAAAGCCAGCAACCCCACGCCAAGTCGGCTTTACATCAAATCTACCTGGCAGCCACCAAAGATGAGGCAGAAAAGGCTTTTGAGCGATTCATCAAAACCTACGCAGCCAAGTATCCTAAAGCCACGGAGTGTTTAGCCAAAGACCGATCCGCATTGTTGGCATTCTATGATTTCCCGGCTGAGCATTGGGTGCATCTGCGCACCACCAATCCAATTGAATCCACTTTTGCCACGGTGCGCTTGAGAACCGATAAAACGCGAGGCTGTGTCTCCCAGGACAGCATTCTGTCGTTGGTCTTCAAGCTTGTCCAGAGCGCTCAGAAGCGATGGTTACGGATTCGAGGCTTCAAACGATTAGGGGAGGTGATTGAAGGAGTCAAATTCAAGGATGGAATTCGCGTTGATTTACATCCCGATTCAGGAGTCAGTCAGGACGCTGCTTGATTCTTCTTCATACACCACATTTGACAATAACTCTTTCAGCCATCCTTGACTCCACTAAGGGAATTTAAATGGTCTAACTGGATACTGGACACCAGCAGATAATTTCCGAGACATATCCTCACCGAAAGATGAAGTCGCCTAACGTTGCTGTTCAGCGGTTGCAAAAGCTATCAAACGCAGCCACGATCGCTCACCAATCCGTTGCAACAGCGTTGTTAGCTCAGCGACGCACTGTGCTGCTTCGCAGATACCGCAAGGGTCGCCCTCCAACTACGCCTCACCCCCAATCTCCTGGGCGGTTTCGGGATCACCGATCGCCCCTCGCTACGGCCCTCACCGAAACCCTTCTGGGTGCTTTCGCAATCACAGCTAACCCGCAAACCACGGCCTTGCCTGACAAGCTTCTGGGCGGTTTCGGGCTAACCGATCCCGCTGAAGAACGAGTGCAAGGTCTGGATGCGGAGCTAGCTAACGTTGCTGTTCAGCGGTTGCAAAAGCTATCAAACGCAGCCACGATCGCTCACCAATCCGTTGCAACAGCGTTGTTAGCTCAGCGACGCACTGATCGACCTTCAACCACGCCTCACTCACAATCTCCTGGCCGGTTTCGGGATCACCGATCGCCCCTCGCTATGGCCCTCACTAACCATTGTCTGGGTGCTTTCGCAATCACAGCTAACCCGCAAACCACGGCCTCGACTGACAACTTTTTGGGCGGTTTCGGGCTGACCGATCACGCTGAAGAACGAGTGCAAGGTCTGGCGGCGGAGCTAGCTAACGGTGAAGCTCAACGGCGGTAATCAACCTGTGGCTCTCGCCCAATCAACCAGCGCCCGTCCGTTGCAGCGAAGTGTTAGCCTGTTCTAGACTTAGGTATACACAACCGACCTGTCTATATTATGAGCTATCGCGATATCATTACGATTGAGCCTGATAAGCGTGGTGGCAAGCCCTGCATCCGCCGGATGCGGATTACGGTCTACGATGTCTTGGGTTGGCTAGCGGCTGGCATGTCTAACGATGAGATCATCGACGACTTTCCAGAATTAACGGAAACTGACATTAGGGCCTGCTTGGAATTTGCCGCTGACCGTGAACATCGTTTAGTCGCATCGGTGAGTGCTGCTTGAAACTACTGTTCGATCAAAATCTTAGCCGTAAGCTGGTTAATCGTCTAGCAGATATTTTTCCTGGATCTAGCCATGTTCAGTTTCATGAACTTGCAGAGAAAACAGACACCGAGATCTGGGAGTTTGCTAAAACAAACGATTTCTGTATTGTGACTCAGGATGCAGACTTTGCTGAGAGAAGCCGACTATACGGCTCTCCACCTAAAGTTGTTTGGCTACGGTGTGGTAATGCACCAACTAGAGAGATTGAACATCTGATTCGATCTGGTTCAGAAGCAATTCAAGAGCTTTTGAGGAATTCCAATCTTCATTGTCTGGAGCTATATTAGATCATCGTGATTAGGCTTATTTCAAACCATAAGCTAGAAGACGGATCCAGACACTTAAGATGGCTATCCAACCTAGAGTAATGTACCATTGACGACCGAAGAAAAAGAAAACGCCAAGGCTAGTAATTATCAGCCCCAAGCAAGCCATAAACCCCCAGATGATTTTTGCACCTGATGGTCCAGAGGGATGATTAAGCTCACTGAAGCTACCATCTATCTGGCATAATTGCCTCTCAAGACTTTTCATAATCTTACGTGCCCGTGCCATTGTGTATAACATTGCTGCTGTACCAAAACCAATTACGAGAAGCGGTAGACCAGCACCATATCGAACTTGAGGATCGAAACCCCAGTTCTTTATATCTACAATTTTAGAAACTGTTACTTCATTTACTAATAGCGAAATAGCAATAAATATCGCTCCCAAAATAACGGATGGCCATTGAAATTGTGTGCTGTTATGATGTATCCACAAATCTATAAGTGCGGAATATCGGGAGTCATTAGGGCTCTGAGGTTCTAATTTTTCCATGTTTACAGCATCAACTAGAACTTAGGACAACTTCAATGGTTTGCAGAGACTCAGTGTTAGCGCAAGTGGAATTTGAACTACGAGCAGGCTAACGTTGCTGTTCAGCGGTTGCAAAAGCTATCAAACGCAGCCACGATCGCTCACCAATCCGTTGCAACAGCGTTGTTAGCTCAGCGACGCACTGATCGACCTTCAACCACGCCTCACTCACAATCTCCTGGCCGGTTGCGGGATCACCGATCGCCCCTCGTTATGGCCCTTACCGACACCCTGCTGGGCGCTTTCGCAACCACCAACAGGACTCAAATGACGGCCTCAACTGACAAGCTTCTGGGCGGTTTCGGGCTGACCAATCCCGCTGAAGAACGAGTGTAAGGTCTGGATGCGGAGCTAGCTAACGGTGCTGTTCAGCGGTTGCGGATCAATCTTGCTCCCCTACAGCCAGAACTCACCAATCCGTTGCAACAGCGTTGTTAGCTCAGCGACGCACCGTGCTGCTTCGCAGATACCGCAAGGGTCGCCCCCTAACCACGCCTCACCCCCAATCTCCTGGCCGGTTTCGGGATCACCGATCGCCCCTCGCTATGGCCCTCACCGACACCCTGCTGGGCGCTTTCGCAACCACCAACAGGACTCAAATGACGGCCTCAACTGACAAGCTTCTGGGCGGTTTCGGGCTGACCGATCCCGCTGAAGAACGAGTGCAAGGACTGAGCGCGGAGCTAGCTAACGTTGCTGTTCAGCGGTTGCGGATCAATCTTGCTCCCCTACAGCCAGAACTCACCAATCCGTTGCAACAGCGTTGTTAGCTCAGCGACGCACAGATCGCCCTTCAACCACGCCTCACCCCCAATCTCCTGGCCGGTTTTGGGATGCCCGATCGCCTCTCGCTATGGCCCTCACCGAAACCCTTCTGGGTGCTTTCGCAATCACAGCTAACCCGCAAACCACGGCCTTGCCTGACAAGCTTCTGGGCGGTTTCGGGCTAACCGATCCCGCTGAAGCACGAGTGCAAGGTCTGGATGCGGAGCTAGCTAACGTTGCTGTTCAGCGGTTGCGGATCAATCTTGCTCCCCTACAGCCAGAACTCACCAATCCGTTGCAACAGCGTTGTTAGCTCAGCGACGCACTGATCGCCCTTCAACCACGCCTCACCCCCAATCTCCTGGCCGGTTTTGGGATGCCCGATCGCCTCTCGCTATGGCCCTCACCGACACCCTTCTGGGCGCTTTCGCAACCACAGCTAACCCGCAAACCACGGCCTTGCCTGACAAGCTTCTGGGCGGTTTCGGGCTAACCGATCCCGCTGAAGCACGAGTGCAAGGTCTGGATGCGGAGCTAGCTAACGTTGCTGTTCAGCGGTTGCAGATCAACCTTGCTCCCCTACAGCCAGAACTCACCAATCCGTTGCAACAGCGTTGTTAGCTCAGCGACGCACTGATCGCCCCCTAACCACGCCTCACTCACAATCTCCTGGGCGGTTTCGGGATCACCGATCGCCCCTCGCTACGGCCCTCACCGACACCCTGCTGGGCGCTTTCGCAACCACCAACAGGACTCAAATGACGGCCTTGCCTGACAAGCTTCTGAGCGGTTTCGGGCTGACCAATCCCGCTGAAGAACGAGTGCAAGGTCTGGCGGCGGAGCTAGCTAACGGTGCTGTTCAGCGGTTGCAGATCAACCTTGCTCCCCTACAGCCAGAACTCACCAATCCGTTGCAACAGCGTTGTTAGCTCAGCGACGCACTGATCGCCCCCTAACCACGCCTCACCCCCAATCTCCTGGGCGGTTTCGGGATCACCGATCGCCCCTCGCTATGGCCCTCACTAACCATTGTCTGGGTGCTTTCGCAATCACAGCTAACCCGCAAACCACGGCCTCGACTGACAACTTTTTGGGCGGTTTCGGGCTGACCGATCCCGCTGAAGCACGAGTGCAAGGTCTGGCGGCGGAGCTAGCTAACGTTGCTGTTCAGCGGTTGCAGATCAACCTTGCTCCCCTACAGCCAGAACTCACCAATCCGTTGCAACAGCGTTGTTAGCTCAGCGACGCACTGATCGCCCCCTAACCACGCCTCACTCACAATCTCCTGGGCGGTTTCGGGATCACCGATCGCCCCTCGCTACGGCCCTCACCGACACCCTGCTGGGCGCTTTCGCAACCACCAACAGGACTCAAATGACGGCCTTGCCTGACAAGCTTCTGAGCGGTTTCGGGCTGACCAATCCCGCTGAAGAACGAGTGCAAGGTCTGGCGGCGGAGCTAGCTAACGTTGCTGTTCAGCGGTTGCAGATCAACCTTGCTCCCCTACAGCCAGAACTCACCAATCCGTTGCAACAGCGTTGTTAGCTCAGCGACGCACTGATCGCCCCCTAACCACGCCTCACTCACAATCTCCTGGGCGGTTTCGGGATCACCGATCGCCCCTCGCTACGGCCCTCACCGACACCCTGCTGGGCGCTTTCGCAACCACCAACAGGACTCAAATGACGGCCTTGCCTGACAAGCTTCTGAGCGGTTTCGGGCTGACCAATCCCGCTGAAGAACGAGTGCAAGGTCTGGCGGCGGAGCTAGCTAACGTTGCTGTTCAGCGGTTGCGGATCAATCTTGCTCCCCTACAGCCAGAACTCACCAATCCGTTGCAACAGCGTTGTTAGCTCAGCGACGCACAGATCGCCCTTCAACCACGCCTCACCCCCAATCTCCTGGCCGGTTTTGGGATGCCCGATCGCCTCTCGCTATGGCCCTCACCGACACCCTTCTGGGCGCTTTCGCAACCACAGCTAACCCGCAAACCACGGCCTTGCCTGACAAGCTTCTGGGCGGTTTCGGGCTGACCGATCACGCTGAAGCACGAGTGCAAGGACTGAGCGCGGAGTTAGCTAACTCTTATTTAGACAGATCCCATCTGCCTATCCCCCTGATTTGGCTAGATAGACAGAGGATCGTCTGCCTATGATCCCCAAACAGGTGTTTAGACTGACTGGCGTCTGCCTAAGATCCCAACCGGGGCGGTTAGACAGATCCCGTCTGCCTATTTCCCTGATTTGGTGAGTTAGACAGAGGATCGTCTGCCTAAGATCCTCAAACAGGTGTTTAGGCTGACTGGCGTCTGCCTAAGATCCCGAAATCGGGGTTTAGACAGATGCTAGCCATAGAATATCTCTGCCAAACAGGTAGAGGTTAAAACTTCCGCAAAGCTTAAGAAATTACACAGAAACAGATGTACTATTTAGTGCACATCCACTTCAGTAATTCCTGGGTATCTACCAATGGCCGCACCGCCCAAAAAACTCCTGGATCAGGTTCGGGAGGCGATTCGCATTAAGCACTATTCGTACCGAACGGAAGAGAGTTACGTCTATTGGATTCGGCGTTACATTCTCTTCCACAACAAGCGCCATCCCAGAGAGATGGGCAAGGCTGAAATGGAAGCGTTTCTCAGTCATCTGGCGGTCGAGGAACAGGTGGCGGCCTCTACCCAAAATCAGGCGCTCAGTGCCCTGCTGTTCTTATATCGCTATGTTCTAAACCAGCCGTTTGAAGAGCCGTTAGACGCTTTGAGGGCAAAGCGTTCCCGCTATTTGCCAAGGATGTGCAATTATTTGATGAAATGAATTGAGCTTTAAGGTTGATAGATTGAGGCTACAGCTCAAGAAAATACGTTCTCAGGTGAATGAATTGAGTTCAGAAATGAATCGATTGGGGTGGCATCCGCATCAATTCAGTTTTGAGGTGATGCCAGTGAGTTGTTGATCTCAGCTAATCGAGTTCTGAGGTCAATCCATCCAGATCCAAAAGCAGTTGATCGTCTACCGAGCCTTCATGTCTGAAATGGCATTACGAGCCATAGAAGCGATCGCCTGATCGGTGGCTTTGGGCAGGTGATAGTACTTGCCGCCCGCATGCTTGGCGAGTTCCTTGGCAAATCCGGTAGAAATGAATTTGTTCTCGGTATCAATCACCAGGAGCTGAAAACCCACCGTGCGGATCTTTCCGGCGATATCCAGCAGTTCGGCTTTAATGTCCGGCTTTTCACCGTCCAGGATGGGTTCGCCCAGCGATCGCGCCAGGGGAATATTGCCCCGCCCATCGGTAATCGCCACAATCACCACCTGACCAATGTCGCCAGATTGTTTGGCGTTCATTCCCACTCGTACCGCTTGCGTTAACCCATGCGCTAACGGAGACCCCCCGCCACAGGGCATGCGATCGAGTCGGCGTTTAGCCGCTTCAATCGATCGGGTGGGTGGTAGCAAGACCTCAGCCTGTTCTCCCCGAAAGGGAATCAGCGATACCTGATCGCGATTCTGATACGCCTCCGTCAGCAATCGTAGTACCGCTCCCTTGGCAGAATTCATTCGATTTAAAGCCATCGACCCGGATGCATCCACCACAAAGATCACCAATGCACCCGCTTTCCGTGCCAGTCGTTTCGCCCGAATGTCGGATTGTTCCACGAAAACCCGCTTTCGTGGAGAATTTTGAATTTTGAACTCTGAATTTTGAATTTCTTGAGCGGCGGCGCGTTGTCGTCGGGCTTTCTGGTAGGGGGCGGCGGCTCGCAGGGTGGCATCGACAGCGATGCGGCGGGCCTGTCCTTTGGGCATGAAGGGTTTGATGTAGCG from Leptodesmis sichuanensis A121 includes:
- a CDS encoding DUF433 domain-containing protein; amino-acid sequence: MSYRDIITIEPDKRGGKPCIRRMRITVYDVLGWLAAGMSNDEIIDDFPELTETDIRACLEFAADREHRLVASVSAA
- a CDS encoding type II toxin-antitoxin system RelE family toxin, translating into MKSSVTKAFRKKLNGLPASIQEQATKAYKLWRSDPYHNSLQFKRVSQRQPIYSARVSLDYRVLGLLEDDHIYWFWIGTHAEYDELLKRL
- a CDS encoding DUF5615 family PIN-like protein, encoding MKLLFDQNLSRKLVNRLADIFPGSSHVQFHELAEKTDTEIWEFAKTNDFCIVTQDADFAERSRLYGSPPKVVWLRCGNAPTREIEHLIRSGSEAIQELLRNSNLHCLELY
- a CDS encoding IS256 family transposase; this translates as MTQDKLVSFKTPDEPGTFSDALTELVRNGARQIIAQAVEVELQEFLAQYQSLKDEQGRQAVVRNGYLPERSIVTGVGAVEIQVPKVRDRSGQGIKFNSLLLPPYLKRAQSVEEVLPWLYLKGVSTGDFSEALASLLGTQADGLSASTISRLKAKWTQEHQQWQQRTLSGKRYVYVWADGIYFNIRNEDDRQCILVLIGVTDTGSKELLGLEAGFRESELSWKPLLLRLQDQGLKQAPELAIGDGALGFWKALAQVFPSTRIQRCWVHKTANVLNHLPKSQQPHAKSALHQIYLAATKDEAEKAFERFIKTYAAKYPKATECLAKDRSALLAFYDFPAEHWVHLRTTNPIESTFATVRLRTDKTRGCVSQDSILSLVFKLVQSAQKRWLRIRGFKRLGEVIEGVKFKDGIRVDLHPDSGVSQDAA
- a CDS encoding phage integrase N-terminal SAM-like domain-containing protein gives rise to the protein MAAPPKKLLDQVREAIRIKHYSYRTEESYVYWIRRYILFHNKRHPREMGKAEMEAFLSHLAVEEQVAASTQNQALSALLFLYRYVLNQPFEEPLDALRAKRSRYLPRMCNYLMK